The Brassica napus cultivar Da-Ae chromosome C7, Da-Ae, whole genome shotgun sequence genome has a segment encoding these proteins:
- the LOC106407413 gene encoding plasmodesmata-located protein 6, whose protein sequence is MFCTKTLLLITVLFLLGTFTFAAVDTFVYGGCSQTKYFPGSPYESNVNSLLTSFVSSASLYTYNNFTVNGISGGDGSVYGLYQCRGDLSLGSGDCARCVARAVSRLGSLCAGATGGALQLEGCFVKYDNSTFLGVEDKTVVVRRCGSPVGYNSDEMTRRDSVVGYLSTSSGGSYRVGVSGELQGVAQCTGDLSASECQDCLMEAIGRLKTDCGTAAWGDVYLAKCYARYSGRGGHSRANGYGGNRDNNDDEIQKTLAIIVGLIAGVTLLVVLLSFMSKSCERVKGGK, encoded by the exons ATGTTCTGCACAAAAACGCTTCTCTTAATCACCGTCCTGTTCCTCCTCGGAACATTCACATTCGCCGCCGTCGATACTTTTGTCTACGGTGGCTGCTcgcaaacaaaatattttccggGATCGCCTTACGAGTCTAACGTCAACTCGCTCCTCACCTCCTTCGTTAGCTCAGCTTCTCTCTACACATACAACAACTTCACCGTCAACGGAATCTCCGGCGGCGACGGTTCCGTCTACGGCTTGTACCAGTGTCGCGGCGACCTCTCTTTAGGCTCCGGCGACTGCGCTAGGTGCGTCGCTCGAGCCGTTAGCCGTCTCGGAAGCCTCTGCGCCGGCGCTACCGGTGGCGCGTTGCAGCTCGAAGGATGTTTCGTGAAGTATGACAACTCGACGTTCCTCGGCGTCGAGGATAAGACGGTGGTCGTTAGACGGTGCGGGTCACCGGTTGGGTATAACTCGGACGAGATGACTCGGAGGGACTCGGTGGTTGGTTATTTATCGACGAGTAGCGGTGGGTCTTATAGAGTGGGAGTGTCGGGGGAGCTGCAAGGTGTGGCGCAGTGCACCGGAGATCTCAGTGCGAGCGAGTGTCAGGACTGTTTGATGGAAGCGATCGGACGGTTGAAAACTGATTGTGGCACCGCCGCTTGGGGTGACGTTTACTTAGCCAAGTGCTACGCGCGGTACTCTGGGCGCGGAGGACACTCGCGAGCCAACGGCTACG GTGGGAATCGTGACAATAATGACGATGAGATACAGAAGACACTTGCAATCATAGTTGGCTTAATTGCTGGAGTTACGTTACTCGTTGTTTTACTTTCTTTTATGTCAAAATCGTGCGAGAGAGTTAAAG GTGGAAAATAA